The following coding sequences are from one Bacteroidota bacterium window:
- a CDS encoding TrpB-like pyridoxal phosphate-dependent enzyme, producing METNYKIQLNESEMPRRWYNILADMPNLPKPPLHPGTLQPIGPDDLAPLFPMGLIEQEVSTERFIDIPQEILDIYRIWRPSPLIRAMRFEKELNSPCRIYFKYEGISPSGSHKTNTAVAQAYYNAREGVKKMTTETGAGQWGSALSFACRQFGIDLKVFMVKVSYEQKPYRRSMMHTWGAEVIPSPSMETESGRKILTEHPDSPGSLGIAISEAVEVAAKNPDTKYSLGSVLNHVLLHQTIIGEEALRQFSKVNDYPDIVIGCFGGGSNFAGISLPFLRYNIIEGRNTRFIAVEPNSCPKLTRGKFTYDFGDTVGLTPLIPMYTLGHEFIPPGIHAGGLRYHGAGAIISQLLHDDLIEARAVPQLETFENAVKFARCEGIIPAPETAHAIAQVAREVEIAKQEGKSKTILFNFSGHGLIDLAAYDQYFAGLLEDYSITEEEINHSLNASVKV from the coding sequence ACTCAACGAAAGTGAAATGCCACGAAGATGGTATAATATCCTGGCCGATATGCCCAACCTTCCAAAGCCTCCTTTACATCCAGGTACCCTTCAACCTATAGGGCCTGATGATTTGGCTCCCTTGTTTCCGATGGGGCTGATTGAACAGGAAGTTTCAACGGAAAGGTTTATCGATATCCCGCAGGAAATTCTCGACATTTACAGGATATGGAGACCAAGTCCTTTAATCAGGGCAATGCGGTTTGAAAAAGAACTGAACTCTCCTTGCAGGATATATTTTAAGTATGAAGGAATAAGTCCTTCAGGTTCTCACAAAACCAACACCGCCGTTGCTCAGGCATACTATAATGCCCGTGAAGGAGTGAAAAAAATGACAACGGAGACCGGTGCGGGCCAGTGGGGAAGCGCTCTCAGCTTTGCATGCCGGCAGTTTGGCATCGACCTGAAGGTCTTTATGGTCAAAGTAAGCTATGAGCAAAAACCTTACCGCCGGTCTATGATGCACACATGGGGTGCGGAAGTAATTCCTTCTCCCAGTATGGAAACCGAATCGGGCAGGAAAATCCTTACCGAACATCCTGATTCACCCGGCAGCTTAGGTATTGCTATTTCCGAAGCGGTGGAGGTCGCAGCAAAAAATCCCGATACGAAGTACTCTCTTGGAAGTGTCCTGAATCATGTCCTCCTGCATCAAACTATTATAGGAGAAGAAGCATTGAGGCAATTCAGTAAGGTAAATGATTATCCTGATATTGTTATAGGATGCTTCGGGGGTGGGTCTAATTTCGCCGGTATCAGCCTGCCTTTCCTGCGATATAATATCATTGAGGGCAGAAATACACGATTTATCGCCGTTGAACCAAATTCCTGTCCCAAACTTACCAGGGGTAAATTCACCTATGATTTCGGGGATACGGTTGGTCTAACCCCATTAATCCCTATGTATACTTTAGGACATGAGTTCATACCTCCCGGTATTCATGCCGGTGGCTTGCGTTACCACGGAGCCGGAGCTATCATCAGCCAACTGCTTCACGATGATCTCATCGAAGCCCGCGCCGTTCCCCAACTGGAAACTTTCGAAAATGCCGTGAAATTCGCACGATGCGAAGGGATCATCCCTGCCCCTGAAACGGCCCACGCCATCGCTCAGGTAGCCAGAGAAGTGGAGATTGCCAAACAGGAGGGGAAAAGCAAGACTATTCTGTTTAATTTCTCCGGCCACGGGTTGATCGATTTGGCAGCTTATGACCAGTATTTCGCCGGGCTCCTGGAAGATTATTCCATAACCGAGGAGGAGATAAACCACAGCCTTAATGCTTCCGTGAAAGTCTGA